From a single Nostoc sp. MS1 genomic region:
- a CDS encoding valine--tRNA ligase codes for MTATIPNLPSLYDPFTTEAKWQKFWEENQVYKADPSKGGEPYCVVIPPPNVTGSLHMGHAFESALIDVLVRYHRMQGRNTLWLPGTDHASIAVHTILERQLKSEGKTRQELGREEFLKRSWNWKAESGGTIVNQLRRLGVSVDWSRERFTLDDGLSRAVVEAFASLYDEGLIYRGEYLVNWCPATQSAVSDVEVESKEVEGNLWHFRYPLSDGSGYVEVATTRPETMLGDTAVAVNPDDDRYKHLIGKTLTLPIMQREIPIIGDELVDPTFGTGCVKVTPAHDLNDFEMGKRHNLPFINILNKDGTVNANGGEFAGQDRFVARKNVVSRLEADGVLVKVEDYKHTVPYSDRGKVPIEPLLSTQWFVKIRPLADKALDFLDQKNSPEFVPARWTKVYRDWLVSLRDWCISRQLWWGHQIPAWYAVSETNGQITDTTPFVVAKSTDEAWDKAKAQFGENVQLEQDPDVLDTWFSSGLWPFSTLGWPEQTPDLAKYYPTTTLVTGFDIIFFWVARMTMMAGHFTETMPFQTVYIHGLVRDENNKKMSKTANNGIDPLLLIDKYGTDALRYTLVKEVAGAGQDIRLEYDRKKDESPSVEASRNFANKLWNAARFVMMNLDGQTPAQLGEPKATELSDRWIISRYHQVIKQTTNYIDNYGLGEAAKGIYEFIWGDFCDWYIELVKSRLQQDSDPASRRIAQQTLAYVLEGILKLLHPFMPHITEEIWQTLTQQPANSSQTLALQPYPQADANLINPTLETQFALLIGTIRTIRNLRAEAEVKPGARIIANLQTDSESERQILTAGQFYIKDLAKVEALTIAGGQQPSTVTEKKPLKGLKTIGLIILGLVLVRVAFAIANTVENVPIFGAFFETVGLVYTAWFVSRTLLSAQARQRFLAKLFAPPTDKPLSETTMQPLQEAEKSEKSIAGVVGTVQVVIPLAGVVDIETLQAKLNKSISKLETEAQSLKGRLSNPKFVDKAPDDVVKATREALAEAEKQLEILHTRLQELQ; via the coding sequence ATGACCGCAACTATTCCCAACCTTCCCAGTCTTTATGATCCTTTTACCACTGAGGCGAAGTGGCAAAAATTCTGGGAGGAAAACCAAGTCTACAAAGCTGACCCTAGTAAGGGTGGTGAACCTTATTGTGTCGTGATTCCGCCGCCAAATGTGACTGGTAGTCTGCACATGGGTCACGCTTTTGAAAGTGCGTTGATTGATGTGTTGGTACGTTATCACCGAATGCAAGGGCGTAATACCTTGTGGCTACCGGGAACTGACCACGCCAGTATTGCAGTACATACGATTCTCGAAAGACAACTCAAAAGCGAGGGTAAAACTCGTCAAGAGTTGGGACGGGAGGAGTTTCTCAAACGTTCTTGGAATTGGAAGGCGGAGTCAGGAGGAACAATTGTTAATCAGTTGCGACGCTTGGGTGTTTCGGTTGATTGGTCGCGGGAGAGGTTTACTCTGGATGATGGTTTATCAAGGGCTGTAGTTGAAGCTTTTGCCAGTCTCTACGATGAAGGGTTGATTTATCGTGGGGAATATTTGGTCAACTGGTGTCCGGCTACTCAATCGGCGGTGTCTGATGTAGAGGTGGAATCAAAAGAGGTTGAGGGTAATCTTTGGCATTTCCGCTATCCCCTGAGTGATGGTTCTGGTTATGTGGAAGTAGCGACGACTCGACCAGAGACGATGCTGGGTGATACGGCTGTAGCGGTTAATCCCGATGATGATAGATATAAGCATCTGATTGGCAAAACCTTGACTCTGCCAATTATGCAACGGGAAATTCCTATCATTGGTGATGAGTTAGTTGACCCCACTTTCGGCACAGGTTGCGTTAAGGTGACTCCCGCCCATGACCTCAACGATTTTGAAATGGGTAAGCGTCACAATCTGCCCTTTATTAACATCCTCAATAAAGATGGTACTGTTAACGCTAATGGCGGGGAGTTTGCCGGACAAGACCGCTTTGTGGCGAGAAAGAATGTAGTATCGCGCCTCGAAGCAGACGGTGTGCTGGTGAAGGTGGAAGATTATAAGCATACCGTGCCTTATAGCGATCGCGGTAAAGTACCCATCGAACCACTACTTTCTACTCAGTGGTTTGTGAAAATTCGCCCCTTAGCAGATAAGGCGTTAGATTTTCTCGACCAAAAAAATAGTCCAGAGTTTGTTCCAGCACGTTGGACAAAGGTTTATCGTGATTGGTTAGTTAGCTTGCGAGATTGGTGTATTTCTCGGCAATTATGGTGGGGTCATCAAATCCCCGCATGGTATGCGGTGAGTGAAACTAATGGACAAATTACCGATACCACACCTTTTGTAGTAGCCAAATCTACCGATGAAGCCTGGGATAAGGCTAAAGCCCAATTTGGCGAGAATGTGCAGTTAGAACAAGACCCTGATGTCTTAGATACTTGGTTTTCTTCAGGGCTGTGGCCTTTCTCTACTTTAGGCTGGCCAGAACAAACACCCGATTTAGCTAAATACTATCCTACTACTACCTTAGTTACAGGCTTTGACATCATCTTTTTCTGGGTAGCGAGGATGACGATGATGGCTGGGCATTTTACAGAAACTATGCCCTTCCAGACAGTTTACATCCACGGTTTGGTGCGGGATGAAAATAATAAAAAGATGTCGAAGACGGCTAACAATGGGATTGACCCACTGTTACTGATTGATAAATATGGTACTGATGCCCTCCGCTACACCTTGGTTAAAGAAGTGGCTGGTGCTGGTCAAGATATCCGCTTGGAGTATGACCGGAAAAAAGATGAATCACCATCGGTAGAAGCATCCCGTAATTTTGCAAATAAGTTGTGGAATGCGGCGCGGTTTGTGATGATGAATTTGGATGGACAAACCCCTGCACAATTAGGTGAACCAAAGGCGACTGAATTAAGCGATCGCTGGATTATTTCCCGCTATCATCAAGTTATCAAACAAACTACCAACTACATCGATAATTACGGTTTAGGGGAAGCAGCCAAGGGTATTTACGAATTTATTTGGGGTGATTTCTGCGACTGGTATATTGAACTGGTAAAATCCAGATTGCAACAAGACTCAGACCCAGCATCACGCCGTATAGCCCAACAAACCCTTGCCTATGTATTGGAAGGGATTTTAAAGCTACTCCATCCCTTTATGCCGCACATTACCGAGGAGATTTGGCAGACTCTCACCCAGCAACCCGCCAACTCTAGTCAAACTTTAGCCTTACAGCCTTACCCCCAAGCAGACGCAAACTTGATCAACCCAACGTTGGAAACACAGTTTGCACTGCTAATTGGCACTATTCGCACCATTCGTAACTTACGTGCTGAGGCGGAAGTAAAGCCAGGGGCAAGAATTATTGCCAATTTACAAACAGATAGTGAATCAGAACGGCAAATTCTCACGGCTGGACAATTTTATATTAAAGATTTAGCTAAGGTAGAGGCTTTGACTATTGCTGGTGGACAACAGCCGTCAACCGTTACCGAGAAGAAACCACTCAAGGGTTTAAAAACAATTGGCTTAATTATCCTTGGGCTTGTATTGGTTCGAGTGGCTTTTGCTATAGCCAATACCGTTGAGAATGTGCCTATTTTTGGGGCTTTCTTTGAGACTGTGGGTTTGGTTTATACAGCTTGGTTTGTCAGCCGTACCTTACTATCTGCCCAGGCTAGACAACGATTCCTTGCTAAATTATTTGCCCCACCAACGGATAAACCTCTTTCTGAGACTACAATGCAACCACTCCAAGAAGCAGAGAAATCGGAGAAATCCATAGCTGGTGTAGTTGGGACTGTACAGGTAGTTATTCCCTTAGCTGGGGTAGTAGATATCGAAACCTTACAAGCCAAACTCAATAAGAGTATCAGCAAACTAGAAACTGAGGCGCAATCTCTTAAAGGCAGGTTAAGTAATCCCAAGTTTGTAGATAAAGCGCCTGATGACGTAGTAAAAGCTACAAGAGAAGCTTTAGCCGAGGCAGAAAAACAATTGGAGATTTTACACACCCGTCTTCAAGAGTTGCAGTAG
- a CDS encoding glycosyltransferase family 39 protein, translating to MANQTLKEHYKIPNWLLTLAIFSLIIGIFLRFYHLDQKVYSFDETYSSTYIYGQHSQAYSNFDGSILSTEEIKKYLSIDPNKSLTQSITQVINKIYVFPPLYPILTILWSYLFNNWTDNTLIIQRSLTALFSVIALAATYWLGVELFASRTTALVTVVILAISPFHLQYAQVIRPYSILIATTVIACACLLKSMRVQNIFWWVIYGLSVVIGLYSNVLFGFVLVAHVVYVLIESKLNNLKNIIPFLLTLGISTLMFLPWLWAFVNSSMLGYSVGQVAGRSSALALINAWIKGIQSLFWDLYNPYYSPNFFKAVQWFFAPIILGIAAISLYTLCQYAPRRIRNFLLALAITAGVSLMVKDLISGSSITTRIRYLIPFALAIELIVAYSIGSWLTASQASHRRWGQFVLSVFILCGINSCLVISQAPSWNAFGSPNFPKVSKIISSANNPLVLCTNLDRAFSMSYLVDSDTKFKLIQDDLTIPNGFDTVFVLEALPKILKKLEAKYTLVKTFPQAKLFEIKKF from the coding sequence ATGGCAAATCAAACATTGAAAGAACATTATAAAATTCCTAATTGGTTACTAACATTAGCTATTTTTTCATTAATTATAGGTATATTTTTGAGGTTTTATCACCTTGATCAGAAAGTTTACTCTTTTGATGAAACCTACTCATCTACCTATATCTATGGACAACACTCTCAAGCCTATAGTAATTTTGATGGTTCTATTTTAAGTACCGAGGAAATTAAGAAATATTTATCTATTGATCCAAATAAATCTTTAACTCAATCAATTACACAAGTAATTAACAAAATCTATGTATTTCCTCCATTATATCCAATTTTGACAATTCTATGGTCATATCTGTTCAACAATTGGACTGATAACACGCTCATTATTCAAAGAAGTTTAACAGCTTTATTTAGTGTAATTGCATTAGCAGCAACTTATTGGTTAGGTGTCGAATTATTCGCATCCAGAACTACCGCATTAGTGACGGTGGTAATTCTTGCAATTTCACCTTTTCATTTGCAATATGCTCAAGTCATACGACCTTACAGTATTTTAATAGCTACTACTGTAATTGCATGTGCATGTCTACTAAAATCAATGCGTGTTCAAAATATATTTTGGTGGGTAATTTATGGATTAAGTGTTGTCATTGGTCTTTACTCTAATGTGTTGTTTGGATTTGTTTTAGTAGCTCATGTAGTCTATGTTTTAATTGAAAGCAAATTAAATAATCTAAAAAATATAATTCCTTTTTTATTAACATTAGGAATCAGTACACTAATGTTCCTACCTTGGTTATGGGCTTTTGTTAATTCTAGTATGTTGGGATATTCGGTTGGGCAAGTTGCAGGGAGAAGCTCTGCTTTAGCATTAATTAATGCTTGGATAAAAGGAATACAGAGTCTATTTTGGGATTTATACAATCCCTATTACTCTCCTAACTTTTTTAAAGCAGTGCAATGGTTCTTTGCTCCAATTATATTAGGGATCGCTGCAATATCTCTCTATACTCTCTGTCAATATGCACCGAGAAGAATTAGAAACTTCCTTTTAGCATTGGCAATTACCGCAGGCGTTAGCTTGATGGTAAAAGACTTGATCAGTGGTAGTTCTATTACTACCCGGATACGTTACTTAATACCTTTTGCCCTAGCCATCGAACTCATAGTTGCCTATTCAATTGGTAGTTGGTTAACAGCGAGTCAAGCTTCACACAGGCGATGGGGACAATTTGTACTGTCAGTTTTTATCTTGTGTGGTATCAATTCTTGTTTGGTAATTTCTCAAGCACCATCTTGGAATGCTTTTGGTAGTCCTAATTTTCCTAAAGTCTCAAAAATAATCAGTTCAGCTAATAACCCATTAGTTTTATGTACAAATTTGGATCGGGCATTTTCCATGAGCTACTTAGTTGACTCAGACACTAAGTTTAAACTGATTCAAGATGATCTAACAATTCCCAATGGTTTTGATACTGTTTTTGTTCTAGAAGCCTTACCAAAAATACTTAAAAAGCTAGAAGCTAAATATACATTAGTTAAAACTTTCCCACAAGCTAAACTATTTGAGATTAAAAAGTTTTGA
- a CDS encoding putative 2-dehydropantoate 2-reductase has translation MYEGKYAVLGTGALGGYYGAKLQKAGLDVHFLLKSDYEQVSQHGLIVESKDGDFTLPQVNAYNDVAKIPQCDVVVVALKTTQNHLLAKLLPPVVKDNGVVLVLQNGLGIEEEITKIVGKVHVIGGLCFLCSNKVGAGHIRHLDYGHITLGEYIEGYAATGITDRMQQIGNDFQAAGIEIELSTDLLLGRWKKLMWNIPYNGLSVVLNARTDELMADTYTRILVEQIMREVQAGANSMGRTIPDSFMQTMLDYTVKMKPYRTSMKIDYDECRPLEVEAIVGNPLRKAQALGVNLPQISCLYHQLKFLDRRLVISQQSTVNSYSPTSSSSPPTP, from the coding sequence ATGTATGAAGGCAAGTACGCCGTCTTAGGAACTGGTGCATTAGGCGGATATTATGGTGCTAAATTGCAAAAAGCTGGTTTAGATGTCCACTTTTTACTCAAAAGTGACTATGAACAAGTTAGTCAACATGGTTTAATTGTCGAGTCTAAAGACGGTGATTTTACTTTACCCCAAGTTAACGCTTATAACGATGTGGCAAAAATCCCGCAATGTGATGTGGTAGTAGTAGCACTGAAAACAACGCAAAATCACTTGCTAGCCAAGTTATTACCGCCTGTCGTCAAAGATAATGGTGTAGTTTTAGTCTTACAGAATGGGTTAGGGATCGAAGAAGAAATCACCAAAATTGTTGGCAAAGTTCATGTAATCGGTGGTTTGTGCTTTTTGTGTTCCAATAAGGTAGGCGCAGGACACATTCGGCACTTAGATTATGGTCATATAACTTTGGGTGAATATATTGAGGGGTATGCAGCTACAGGTATTACAGATAGGATGCAGCAAATTGGCAATGATTTTCAAGCGGCTGGAATTGAAATTGAATTAAGTACAGACTTATTATTAGGGCGCTGGAAGAAACTCATGTGGAACATCCCCTACAATGGGTTATCTGTGGTTCTCAATGCTAGAACTGACGAGTTAATGGCAGATACATACACTCGGATATTAGTGGAACAGATAATGCGCGAAGTCCAAGCTGGGGCGAATAGTATGGGGCGGACAATTCCCGATAGCTTTATGCAAACCATGCTTGATTACACCGTCAAAATGAAGCCTTATCGGACTAGCATGAAAATCGACTATGATGAGTGCCGTCCTTTAGAAGTAGAAGCAATTGTTGGCAACCCATTACGCAAAGCCCAAGCCTTGGGTGTAAACTTACCACAAATTAGCTGTTTGTATCATCAACTCAAGTTTTTGGATAGGAGATTAGTCATTAGTCAACAGTCAACAGTCAACAGTTACTCTCCCACATCTTCCTCATCTCCCCCTACTCCCTAA